The region GTCACGGGCGTCGTCGCCGCCGGTGCCGTCGCGGCGGCGATCACCGTCGGCCGTCCGCGATTCAGCGGCACCCGGATCGCCCTGGCCGGGGCCACGGCAGCCGTGATCTTCGGCGCCCAGATGGTGAACTTCCCGGTGCTCGACGGCACCAGCGGCCATCTCATGGGCGGCGTGCTCGCCACGGCGCTGGTCGGACCCCGGCTCGCGCTGATGGCCATGACCGGGGTGCTCGCACTCCAGTCGATCGTGTTCGGCGACGGCGGCATCACCGCCCTGGGCACGAACATCCTGCTGATGGGCGTGGTGCCCATCGCGGTCGCTGTGGGCATGCGGTCGCTCGCCCGCGCCGCAGGTGCCGACCGATTCGTCCGCACGACGGCGGGCGCCGCCGCTCTGGTCTCCGTCCCGGCCGGGGCCCTGACCCTCGTCGCGCTCTACGCCCTCGGCGGCACGGGAACGGTGGAGCTCGGGGCGATGGCGGTGTCGATGACCGGCGTGCACCTTCTCATCGGCCTCGGTGAGGTGCTGATCACGGTGGGTGTGCTCTCGATCGTGATGCTGGTCGCCCCGGGCGCCGCGGAGTGGGACCCGCGGCCGGCGGCGCGCACCGCACCGCTGCGCGCCGGAGTCGCACTCACCACGAGCGCACTCGTGTTCTCGACTGCGCTCGCCGCCGTCGCGGCATCCACTCCCGACGGTCTCGAGAGCGTCGTCGCCTCGTACAGCCTGCCCGTCGGCGACACGCTCGTCACCGGGGTGCCGCTGCTGAGCGACTACGGCTCGATCGCAGGCACGAGCATCCTCCTCGTCGGCGTCATCGGCGTCCTCGCCGCGGGCGCCCTGACTGCAGCGCTGTCGGCGCCGATGCTCACGTGCCGCGCGCCGATCGGGGCCTGACGTGCGGATGCGGGGCCGCCGCTCCGCCGGCGGCCCCGCACTCCTCGGGCGACTCCGCGCCGCCCTGCCACCCCCGGCACGAGGGTTCGCGCACCGCAGGGCTGTTCGCGCGGCGGTCGCGCCGATACCGTGTAGTCGCGCGGGGTCGGCGCTCGTCAGAGGCGCATTCTCCGCCTCGACGTGAGGGAGTTCCCGATGACCGACGCGACACCCGGATCCGAACTGATCACCCCGGCGCAGTTCCACGCGGCATCCGGTGTCACGGACTGGCGCGTCACGGCGACCGGTCCGCAGGCCGTCTTCCTGGCGGACTCCCTCGCCGAAGCCGCGGCGCTCGTCGCGCCGATCGTCGCGGCCGCCGAGCGTCACGGCATCCTCCCCGACGTCGATCTGCGACCCGAGGCGATCGTCGTGCGCGTCCCGTACCGCGACCCGGAGGGGATTCCGGCTGCTGCGCCGGAGTTCGCGGCATCCGTCTCGCGCACGGCTGCCGAGCTGCGGCTGGCCGCCGATCCCGCACGCGCGCAGGCGATCGGCATCTACGTCGCACAGCACTCGGGCGCCGACGTCCGCCCCTTCTTCACCGCGGCTCTCGGCTACGACGACTTCGGCGACTCGGATGCGATCGATCCCCTGCGGTGCGGACCCCAGCTGGCGTTCAACCCGATCACGGGCGACGCCCCCGCGCGAGGCCGGACGCACTTCGATGTCTTCGTGCCCGCCGATCAGGCGCAGGCGCGGGTGGATGCGGCGCTCGCCGCCGGCGGGCGGCTCGTCGACGACACGCATGCGCCCGCCTGGTGGTCGCTCGCGTCGCCCGACAACCACGGCGTCGACATCGCGTCCTGGACCGACACCTTCGGCTGAGCCGGGCGCCCCCGCTTGCCCGAGCTCAGCGACCCCGATCACCGCCCGATGACGGCGACGATCGGGCGGTGGTCGCTGCCGCGGTCGTCGAATGACGTGACCACGGTGACGTCGTGCACCGTCCACGCCGACCCGACGAGCACGTGGTCGATCGGCGCGGCGAGCCAGGCAGGAACCGACGTCGGCCACGTTCCCGTCGCCGCGGCGCCGGCCTCGTCGGCGGCGTCCCGGCAGTCGCCGATGAGCCCCTCCCGGCCGTACGCGGAGAGGTGGTCGACGGTCGCGTTGAGGTCGCCGGCGACGATCACGTCGGGCCCGTCGCACTGCTCTGCGACCCAGGCCAGGCCCGCCCGCCACCGGTCCATCTCGTCGGGCAGGGGAGGCATCGGATGCGCGGCGACGATCACGGGCCCGCTCCCGTCGACGGGCCGCCACACGCCGCTCGGCACCCCCGGACTCGACCCGGCGGCCGGGTCGACCCGGTATTCGCCGAGGTCGGCGGCGATGAGCACCGACGTCGGCAGAGGCGAGTCGCCCGATTCGCCGTAGGTGGTACCGGCTCGCATCTCGCGCCCGGCGAGCGCGACGATCCGTGCGACCTCCGCCGCAGCGGCCGCCCCGGTCTCGGGGAGGCTGACGACGTCGGCATCCGTCTCGACGACGAGCTCCGCGATGCTCTCCGGCGACGCGGCCCCGCCGAGGGTGTTCCATGCGACGATCACGAGGTCGCCACCGGGCACGGTGTCACCGCTGCCGCGCGCGAGCAGGACGGTGCCGCTGCCGACGGACGTGGCTGCGAGCACGAGCGCGATGCCGGCGGCCACGCCCCATCGCCGCCGGAGCACCGCGACCAACGCGGCGACGCACGCGAGCACGAGGAGTGCGATCGCGACAGGCCCACGGAATGCCAGGACCTGAGCGACGACCGGCGCCAGCTGCGCACCCACGGCCTGCGGCCAGACGATCAGCACGGCCACGGGAGCACCCACGGCAAGAGTCACGAGAAGGGGGATGTGGTGCGGCTGTCGTTTCGGCATCATCTACAGTCAACAGGCCGTGAGGCCGGAGTCACACTCACGACCCGGAATTCATACGCGGCCGGGAGACTTGCACCCCCATGGACCTGATCGGTCCGCCCAGCTCTGAAAGAAGTACTGTCATGCGCGCTCTCACCCACTCCAGCTTCGGCCCGGCAGAAGACGTCCTCACCGTCGACGATCGTCCGCTCCCCGTTCCCGGGCCGGGTGAGGTGCGGGTGCGCACCGTGCTCTCCCCCATCCACAACCACGACATCTGGACCGTCCGCGGCACCTACGGGTACAAGCCGGAGCTCCCCGCGCAGTCCGGCACGGAGGCGTTCGGCGTCGTCGACGCGCTCGGAGAGGGCGTCGACGCGCTCTCCGTCGGCCAGCGGGTGTCGACCGGCGGCACGTTCGGCGTCTGGGCCGAGTACTTCACCGCCCGCGCCGGTGCGCTCATCCCCGTTCCCGACGGAGTGCCCGACGAGGTGGCCGCCCAGCTGGTGTCGATGCCGTTCAGCGCCATCAGCCTGCTCGACTTCCTTGCCCTCAGCGAGGGCGACTGGCTCGTGCAGAACACCGCGAACGGCGCCGTCGGGCGCATGGTCGCGCAGCTCGCGAGGGCGCGCGGCATCAACGTCGTCGGCCTGGTGCGCCGCGCCGCAGGTGTCGACGAGCTGCGCGAACAGGGCATCGACAATGTGGTCGCGACCGACGCCGACGACTGGCGCGACCGGGTCGCCGCGATCACGGGCGGCGCCCCGATCATCGCCGGGGTCGACTCGGTGGGCGGGGCCTCCGCGGGCGAGGTGCTCTCGCTCCTCGCCGAGAACGGCACCCTCGTCGTGTTCGGCGCGATGGCGTCGCCCGTCATGGAGCTCGGCTCGGGCGACGTGATCTTCAAGCAGATCACCGTGAAGGGCTTCTGGGGCAGCAAGGTGAGCAGTGCGATGGATGCCGCGACCCGCGGCCGCCTGTTCGGCGAGCTTCTCACCCGCATCTCGTCGGGCGAGCTCACCCTGCCGGTCTCTGCGATCTACTCGTTCGACGACATCGCCGACGCCGCACGCGCCAGCATGACCGCCGGTCGCGTCGGCAAGGTGCTGCTCCGGCCGTAAGACCGCCGCGAGCCGCGGGCCACCCGCGGTGAGACGCAGCGACCGGGCGTGAGGAGTGCGGGCAGCGACAGGGCCCGCACTCCGGGTGTGCACGTCGTCACAGTCCTGTCAGCTCGCCCCGCACGATCGAGTCTCCGGAGTGGGCCGGGTCGCCGTCGATCGGCTCGACCGACACGTCGACCAGGCTGTACTCGTCGAGGTCTACACCATCCGGGACGGCGAAGGTTCCGGAGTCGCCGTCGAGCACGCCCAGACTGATGAGCGCGCCGGCGTCGTTTCGGATCAGCCACACCTCGCGGTAGGTGTCGGCGACCACACCGCCCTCGACGCTGACCACGAGCGCGCGGGAACCGTCCCTGGCCACCTCGACGTCGGCGACGCCCGCAGCGTCGGGGTGATCGGGGAACGGGTCGAGCGCCGCCTGGGCGACCGTCGTCGGCTGGTTCACGGCGTTGATCACCCACGCGCCGATCCCGACCCCGGCGACGAGCGCGAGCGATGCGGCGAGGGCGAACAGCCCGCGCGCGCGTCGGCCCGTCCGACCGGCTGCGGGCCGGTCGGACACGGCGGCCCCGGTGTCTCGGTAAGCCGAGGGCGCGGGCGCGGCGTCTCGGGGGTCGCCGGGCGCGGCGTCGGTGTCGGTGTCGGCGTCATCCTGCGGCGCGGACCCCGACAGGGACGACGGGGTGCCGTGGGGCGGCGGGAACGCAGCATCCGCCACGGCGGCACCGGCAGCCGACGCGGCCGATCCCAGCCCCACCTCGGCCGCGATCGCGTCCCAGACGCGGTCGGGTGGCGACTCGAGGCCGACGTCGGCGGCCGTGGTGCGGGCGACCTCGACGGTGACTTTCAGCTCGTCGATCTCGGCCGCGCAGATCTCGCATTCGCGAAGATGGGCGCAGTCGGCCAGGGATGCCGCGGCCTCGCCGAGCGCGAGGAGCGCGATCTGCTCCGGATCAAGATGCGACATGGGAGACCTCCAATCTGTCGCGCATTCGGTGAAGACTTCGTCGGATGTGGCTCTTGACGGTGCCGATCGGCATGTCGAGCCGCTGGGATATCTGGGAGTGGGTCAGGTCATCGTAGAAGGCGAGCCTCACGACGGCCTGCGCATCGGGTTCGAGCTGCTCGATCTCGTTGGCCACCAGCAGACTGTCGGCCAGATCGGGCGGCTCGCGCACGAGATCTTCGGGTGACGTGGTGCGCAGCACCTCCTCCTGCACGGCTCGCACGCGGGCTCTCGCCTCGTGCGCGTCGGCGATGCGGCGCCGCGCGATGACGATCAGCCAGGTCGACAGCTTGGCCTTGCCGCGGTCGAACGAGGCGCGCGACGTCCACGCCGACACGAACGTGCGCTGCGTGACGTCTTCGGCGTCGCCCCGGTCGCCGAGCGAGCGCAGGGCCAGCGTGAACACGACGGGCGACCAGCGGCGGTAGATCTCCTCCAGCGCACGCTCGTCACCGTCGCGGAATCGCGACGCGAGGTCGTTCTCGATGTCTTCGTCGTTCATCGACGGTCTTCCTCAGTCTGGGATCGGCAGGGCGACGGCGACCACATTGTCACGGTAGCGCCCCGTCGCGGAATCGAAAGGTCCGCCGCAGGTGATGATGACGAGCGCGGATGCGCCGTCCCGGCGGAAGATCTCATCGGTGGGAAGCTGCGCCTTCTCGTGGTATTCGACGCTCTCGACGCGGTAGGCCCGGGTGGCACCGTGCTCGTCGACGACGACCACCTCGCCGCCCGGCGTCAGATCGCGCAGTCGTGCGAGCGGTCCGATCGGATAGGCCGGCGCGTCGACGTGGGCTGACAGCACCATATGACCCTCCGTCGAGACTGCGTCGGGTCCGAACCGATACCAGCCGGCCACCGCGGGGTCCTCGGGGAGCTCCATCTGCGAGCTGTCATCGACCCCGACCGGCGCGACAGGCATGTGGACCCCGATCGCGTCGATCTCGAGCCGCGTCGGCGCCACCGACGACTCGGCCGGCACGACCGCCGCCGAGGTGACCGGCACGTCGACCGCGGGTGTGGCTGCCGGTCTGGGCGTCGTCGTCGGCGAGGAGGTCGCGGCGGACTCGGCCACGCCCGCCCCCGGCGAGCCGCACGCGACGAGGGATGCCGCGAGCACGGCGGCCACCATCAGGCCCGCAGCGCGGGTCCCGATGACCCCGGCCCGCGGCATCCCTGTGCTCACGCGTCCTGCGAGGCCCGGCGACGGACCACCACGACACCGGCGGTGACCGCGAACGCGATCACGGCAGCCGCTCCGACGATCCACAGGGCCGTCATCTGCGCGTCGCGCTCGGCGAGGTAGCCGGCGGTGCCGGACGGCACGCCGTCGGGGCTGGAGTGCAGACCGGTGATGTTCTGCACGGCGAGGTCGAGGTTGCCCGCCTCGGCGCTGCCCCAGGCGTACACGATCGTCAAGGCTCCCTCGTCGACCGTGACGTCGGCCGGGCCGATGACCGGGTCGGTCGTGCCTTCCAGTGCGACGGCGGCAGAGATGGTGCCGGCGGCGAGGTCGAGGCTCGACTCGTCGGGGTTGACCAGACCGGTGATCACCGCGGTGTCGCCGGCGAGGACGTCGACGGCCGGCGCAGCGGCGACGTGACGCACGGTGAGTCGCCCCTCACCTGCGGCGGTGGCCGAGAGGTCGTTGCTGAACGCCGTGACCGTGGGATCGCCCGCCTCGTCCAGGTGCGCCGCGGCGGTGTAGCTCATGGTCGCCTCGAGGGTCAGAGTGATCGGGCCGAGCACGGGAGAGCTGTCGTCGGCGGCATCGGTCGCCGTCAGGGCCACCTCGTAGTCGCCCGCGGGCAGGTCGAGCGGGCCGGCGAGGTCGCCCGGCTGGAAGTCGTCGATGGTCAGCTCGCCGTTGACGTAGACGTCGACGGGAGTGTCGGGGATGCCGTGCAGCACCGACAGGTCGGCGCTGGTGTCGGAGATCGCCGAGGCGGGCAGGGCGAGGCCGAGGGCCGCGACCAGCCCGGCCGCGATGCCGGCTGCAGTGGTCTTGCGCATGATGTGCTCCAGTTCGGGCGGAGGTCTCCGCATCGATCGGGCTCCTGGTGGTGCCGTCGCCTGGTGTCTTCCGGCGCAGGGGACGAAACGGATGCAGCCCCACTGGGAATCGTCGAATCCGCGGCTGGGTGCATCCGCAGCATCCGATCCTCCGGAATACCCCTTCGCGAGCCGTCCGGCCCGCAGGCATCGAAGGAGCTGACCATGAAGAAGCGCACTCGCATCGCCCTCGCCGCAGCAGCAGCTGTGGGGCTGGTGCTCTCCGCCGCGCCCGCGCAGGCCCACGGCGGGTCGACACCGGCGGGAACGATCGTCGACGTCGCGGTCGCCGCGTCGGGCGGCGGCACGCCCGACAGGAACCCGCGCGACTACGACATCCTCGTGCAGGCGATCCTGGCGACCGGCCTGGACGGCGCGCTCGCCGACACATCGAAGACCTACACCGTGTTCGCGCCGAACGACCGCGCCTTCCTGCGCCTCGTCGGCGACCTGACCGGCTCCGTGCCGGCGTCGGAGGCCGACGCCCTCGCGGCGATCACCGCGACATTCAGCACTGATGAGATCGCGAACGTGCTGCTCTACCACGTGGTCGCGGGCAAGAAGCTCGGCCCGGTGAAGGTGATCACCTCGAAGTCGCTCACCATGGCCAACGGCGGCACCGTCGCGCCGCGCGGGATCACCCTGCGCGACGAGACGCCCGCACTGGCGGATCCGCGGCTGGTGCTGTGGAAGATCAACATCCCGGCCACCAACGGCGTGATCCACACGATCGATCGCGTCCTCGTTCCCGCGAGCTGATCAGCCGCGGATGAGGCCCGCCCCTCCGCCCCCAGCCGGTGGGGCGGGCCGCCCCCGGCTCGGACTCGCGACTCCGGACTCGCAGCGTCACGAAGGAGCCTGACATGAAGACCAAGACCATCGAGGCGACCGCGTACCGCTACACGCGGTACGGCGACGCCGATGTGCTGAAGGCACACGTCTTCCCGCTCGACCCGCCCCTGCCGGGGGAGGTGACGGTCGAGGTCATCGCGACCGGCATCAACCACATGGAGGCGTTCCTGCGCAACGGCCGGGAGCAGACCTGGATGGACGACGGCTGGCCGCGCTCGTCCGGGAGCGACTTCACCGGCGTCGTGCGCGCCGTGGGCCCGGGAGGACGACTGTCGCGCGGCGACGAGGTGATCGGCCATGTGCGCACCGGCGCGCACGCCACCCATCTGAATGTCGCCGAGTCGCGCCTGGTCGCCAAGCCGCGCACGCTCACGTGGGAAGCCGCGGGCGGGCTCTTCCTCGCCGGCGCCACGGCGACGACGGTGCTCGACGACCTCTCGATCGGCCCCGACGACACCGTCGTGGTCTCGGCCGCGGCGGGCGGTGTCGGAAGCATCGAGACGCAACTGGCCAAGTCCCGGGGAGCCCGGGTGATCGGCACCTGCGGCGACCGGAACTTCGACTATCTGCGCCAGCTGGGCATTCATCCGGTGCGCTACGGCGACGGGATGGTCGACCGCATCCGCCAGGCGGCGCGGGGGCCGGTGACGGCGTGCATCGACAACTTCGGCAAGGACGGCGCCGAGATCGCCGCAGCGCTCGACGTGCCGGCGGAGCGCCATCTGTCCAGCGCCGACCGGCGCCAGGTCGAGCTCGATCTGCTGAGCGACGGCCCCGAGGCGGTCGCGCGCGCGACCGAGATCCTGCGCACGGTGGCCGGCCTTGCGGCGTCCGGCGCGTTCCGCACCCTCGTCTCGGGGCTGTACCCCCTCGACGAGATCACCGCCGCCTACGAAGACCTCGAGCGCCTTCACTCGCGCGGCAAGATCGTGCTCGCCACCCACCCTGTGACTCCGTTCAGCATGCTGCGCGCACGCGAGCTGTTCGAAACGATGCCCTGAGCGGCGCGCGCGACCCCCACCCCCGACCGCCCACCCA is a window of Microbacterium terrae DNA encoding:
- a CDS encoding energy-coupling factor ABC transporter permease, with product MHVADHFLTPEASVVTGVVAAGAVAAAITVGRPRFSGTRIALAGATAAVIFGAQMVNFPVLDGTSGHLMGGVLATALVGPRLALMAMTGVLALQSIVFGDGGITALGTNILLMGVVPIAVAVGMRSLARAAGADRFVRTTAGAAALVSVPAGALTLVALYALGGTGTVELGAMAVSMTGVHLLIGLGEVLITVGVLSIVMLVAPGAAEWDPRPAARTAPLRAGVALTTSALVFSTALAAVAASTPDGLESVVASYSLPVGDTLVTGVPLLSDYGSIAGTSILLVGVIGVLAAGALTAALSAPMLTCRAPIGA
- a CDS encoding VOC family protein, yielding MTDATPGSELITPAQFHAASGVTDWRVTATGPQAVFLADSLAEAAALVAPIVAAAERHGILPDVDLRPEAIVVRVPYRDPEGIPAAAPEFAASVSRTAAELRLAADPARAQAIGIYVAQHSGADVRPFFTAALGYDDFGDSDAIDPLRCGPQLAFNPITGDAPARGRTHFDVFVPADQAQARVDAALAAGGRLVDDTHAPAWWSLASPDNHGVDIASWTDTFG
- a CDS encoding endonuclease/exonuclease/phosphatase family protein, with translation MPKRQPHHIPLLVTLAVGAPVAVLIVWPQAVGAQLAPVVAQVLAFRGPVAIALLVLACVAALVAVLRRRWGVAAGIALVLAATSVGSGTVLLARGSGDTVPGGDLVIVAWNTLGGAASPESIAELVVETDADVVSLPETGAAAAAEVARIVALAGREMRAGTTYGESGDSPLPTSVLIAADLGEYRVDPAAGSSPGVPSGVWRPVDGSGPVIVAAHPMPPLPDEMDRWRAGLAWVAEQCDGPDVIVAGDLNATVDHLSAYGREGLIGDCRDAADEAGAAATGTWPTSVPAWLAAPIDHVLVGSAWTVHDVTVVTSFDDRGSDHRPIVAVIGR
- a CDS encoding zinc-binding dehydrogenase; translation: MRALTHSSFGPAEDVLTVDDRPLPVPGPGEVRVRTVLSPIHNHDIWTVRGTYGYKPELPAQSGTEAFGVVDALGEGVDALSVGQRVSTGGTFGVWAEYFTARAGALIPVPDGVPDEVAAQLVSMPFSAISLLDFLALSEGDWLVQNTANGAVGRMVAQLARARGINVVGLVRRAAGVDELREQGIDNVVATDADDWRDRVAAITGGAPIIAGVDSVGGASAGEVLSLLAENGTLVVFGAMASPVMELGSGDVIFKQITVKGFWGSKVSSAMDAATRGRLFGELLTRISSGELTLPVSAIYSFDDIADAARASMTAGRVGKVLLRP
- a CDS encoding anti-sigma factor, whose translation is MSHLDPEQIALLALGEAAASLADCAHLRECEICAAEIDELKVTVEVARTTAADVGLESPPDRVWDAIAAEVGLGSAASAAGAAVADAAFPPPHGTPSSLSGSAPQDDADTDTDAAPGDPRDAAPAPSAYRDTGAAVSDRPAAGRTGRRARGLFALAASLALVAGVGIGAWVINAVNQPTTVAQAALDPFPDHPDAAGVADVEVARDGSRALVVSVEGGVVADTYREVWLIRNDAGALISLGVLDGDSGTFAVPDGVDLDEYSLVDVSVEPIDGDPAHSGDSIVRGELTGL
- a CDS encoding RNA polymerase sigma factor, which produces MNDEDIENDLASRFRDGDERALEEIYRRWSPVVFTLALRSLGDRGDAEDVTQRTFVSAWTSRASFDRGKAKLSTWLIVIARRRIADAHEARARVRAVQEEVLRTTSPEDLVREPPDLADSLLVANEIEQLEPDAQAVVRLAFYDDLTHSQISQRLDMPIGTVKSHIRRSLHRMRDRLEVSHVAS
- a CDS encoding class F sortase produces the protein MSTGMPRAGVIGTRAAGLMVAAVLAASLVACGSPGAGVAESAATSSPTTTPRPAATPAVDVPVTSAAVVPAESSVAPTRLEIDAIGVHMPVAPVGVDDSSQMELPEDPAVAGWYRFGPDAVSTEGHMVLSAHVDAPAYPIGPLARLRDLTPGGEVVVVDEHGATRAYRVESVEYHEKAQLPTDEIFRRDGASALVIITCGGPFDSATGRYRDNVVAVALPIPD
- a CDS encoding DUF4397 domain-containing protein; this translates as MRKTTAAGIAAGLVAALGLALPASAISDTSADLSVLHGIPDTPVDVYVNGELTIDDFQPGDLAGPLDLPAGDYEVALTATDAADDSSPVLGPITLTLEATMSYTAAAHLDEAGDPTVTAFSNDLSATAAGEGRLTVRHVAAAPAVDVLAGDTAVITGLVNPDESSLDLAAGTISAAVALEGTTDPVIGPADVTVDEGALTIVYAWGSAEAGNLDLAVQNITGLHSSPDGVPSGTAGYLAERDAQMTALWIVGAAAVIAFAVTAGVVVVRRRASQDA
- a CDS encoding fasciclin domain-containing protein; this encodes MKKRTRIALAAAAAVGLVLSAAPAQAHGGSTPAGTIVDVAVAASGGGTPDRNPRDYDILVQAILATGLDGALADTSKTYTVFAPNDRAFLRLVGDLTGSVPASEADALAAITATFSTDEIANVLLYHVVAGKKLGPVKVITSKSLTMANGGTVAPRGITLRDETPALADPRLVLWKINIPATNGVIHTIDRVLVPAS
- a CDS encoding NADP-dependent oxidoreductase, which produces MKTKTIEATAYRYTRYGDADVLKAHVFPLDPPLPGEVTVEVIATGINHMEAFLRNGREQTWMDDGWPRSSGSDFTGVVRAVGPGGRLSRGDEVIGHVRTGAHATHLNVAESRLVAKPRTLTWEAAGGLFLAGATATTVLDDLSIGPDDTVVVSAAAGGVGSIETQLAKSRGARVIGTCGDRNFDYLRQLGIHPVRYGDGMVDRIRQAARGPVTACIDNFGKDGAEIAAALDVPAERHLSSADRRQVELDLLSDGPEAVARATEILRTVAGLAASGAFRTLVSGLYPLDEITAAYEDLERLHSRGKIVLATHPVTPFSMLRARELFETMP